Within the Verrucomicrobiota bacterium genome, the region TGGTGACAATCGTGGTTACCTTGCCGACTTTGTTGGTAGTAAAAGAGGTGTTGGTCGAAAGAAAGGTGTTGGTGTTCACCGTATCGCTAACCTGCAAAATCAAATCTGCCTTGTTATAGTAGCGCTGTTTCCCCATCAGGGAGGTCGGACTCTCGCCAGCGGGAGGCACATCCAGAATTGCCTGCACCGCCTGCGCCGAATTATTGGTGCCAATCGGGAGGGTTAAACTCGACGCCTTCGCATCCTTATCCGCCTGAAACGTCACCGAGCCGGAGGGCGCTCCCCGGGCATCCCCCGGCGCGCGCCCGAAATTGATGGTGCCCACCGCGGTGACATCGCTGAAAAACGTCAACACACTGTCCGGGCAGGTGTACAGGTTGCCGTTGGCGTGGACGCGCCCCGTCACGTTAAACGCCTGGCCGCAACTGATCTCCATGTCCATCCCGTAAAAAATGGCAAATTGGAAAATCGGAATGGTGGTGATTTGCACATCCTGCTTCACCGCCGAAGTAATATCGTAGGGTGCGTTGTTGCGGCGGGCATTGGAGATGATGGTATAGGTGGCGGCGTAACCAAACAAGCCGGCGTATTGCGAATCCAACACGGTATAGGCCCAAGCCGCGCTGTTATTGACCGCTGTGACCCCCGACACGCCGTTGGCATCGCCGAAGGTGTAGTTCGTCCAAAATGGATTTTGCGAGCTGCTCGGAACCAAGGTGCGGTAGGTGGCGAGATTATTGTACACATCCGCCTGGCTGCCATTGTGATAATCGTACGCAATCTGGCCAACCACGATCTCCGTGGCTGCCTCGGCGGCATACAGGGTTTCCCACCGCTGGTTGTTGCGCGCCGTCAACTGCGCGGTGGTGGACGTCCAGGACATGGCGGTGGACAGCACAATCATGGCCACTCCGAGAAACACCAGCACAATCACGAGCGCGTATCCGGCTCGCGGGCGATGCGGTAAACAGGCAAGTTTCATCATGGCTCCAATCGTTTATTGCAGCATGCGGCGGGTGATTTTGGTGCGAATCTGGTAAAAGTCAAAATACGCCCCCGGCGTGCCGACAGAGGTGATCGGGTACTGGATCTGGTAAAACTGGATGGTCAGGCCGATCACCCGGTTGTTCTGGTTGTTGGTTAAAATATTACCCTGGAAGTCCTCCGCCGTGAACACGACCTTGTTGGTGATGAATTCGGCGACGATATCGCGCACCGCGCCAGTCTGGTCTGAGCGCACAAACCGGGTGTTGTTCGTGTCGAGGTAATAGCGGGAATAGAAATTGGTCACCAGCGCGTTGGTGTAAAGTTGGATGGCGTTGCCCGCCTGGATCTGGCCGGGTTGGGCTTCCACAAAATCAGTCAGGCTGCCATTGCCAAGCCGCACAAGTTTGGCTGCGCGCACCTCCTGCATCAGGGAGTTGATGGCATCGCGCGCCTGCGTGTTAGCCCCCAATTTGGCGCGGGTGAGCCCGTACATTTTCAGCCCCATGATATGTGCGGTCAATGTGCCGGCAATGACGATCATCATGATAGCCATCGAAATCATCAGCTCCGTAAGGGTAAAACCACGGGTGCGACGCGGGCAATATGTTAAGACCGTATGCATATCAAAAGCTATCCGGACTCCGATACGTGACCACCGTATTGGTAAACACCCGGCGCGAACGCGGCCAGGTCCAGGTGCAATCCACGCGAACGCATTTGACCGGCGGATTGCTCAACACCTGGCTGATCACCGTGAAATTGGTACACCAGACCACGTTCGTGCCGTTGATGGGGATGTCCATGATGTTGGTTTGTTGCGTAAAATTGGTCGTCTGCAATTCATCCACCTCCGGAACGGCTCCCAAATCCCATTTGCACGAGCGCACTTGTTCGACTCGCTGCATGGCGTATGACTCCGCCGCCAACGAATACGAGGTCCACTCGGCCCGGGTGGCCGTGGTCAGGTAGCCATAGACAATGGCCGACATGGTCATGACGGACAACATCGTGGAAATAAGCACCTCCGCCAAGGTGAACCCTTGGTTCTTCCCAGACTTCTTTGGCATGGCGGACGGTAAAATCATGTTATCAACAAGGTCTATGCGGTATTATCCAAATAAGTACTTATGTACATGTCTATATGGATACAGCAAGTACCATGCCTTGTCAATTTCGATATTCCGACTTGTTTTTTACCATAACAGGTTTACTCTACATCAGTGTAATGAAGTATGGCATAAACCGTGCTCTTATCATGATCGATAAAATGCGTATTGCAGCACATATACGGCCGTGCCTAACGTTGGTCGGCGGGACCAAAGTGTGGGTGATCCTCATCGGTGTTATCGCCGGTTGCGTCAGTGGCTTTGCCGACAACACCAACGTAACCGCCGCTCCCAAAAACAATGGTAACGCGTATGGCCACAACAAGCAAACCCTGGATACCCGGGCTGTTGTGATACCTTCGAGCCAAGCTGATCCGGCGTCCAACGAACCGGAACGCAAGGGACGTCCGGACCGCACCCAGCCCAACGGCGATGTCAAAAATTTGATCAAGCAGTTCCAAGCCGCACGCGAGGCATATTTGCAGGACCAGCAAATCCTGATGAAGCAACTGAAGGGGGCCAGCGCCGAGGATCGGGCGGCGATTCGCGAGCAATTAAAGGAAAGTCTGGATCAATGGCGGGAACAGCAGAAAGAGTTGATCAAGGAGCAACGCGACCGTGCCATCGAACTGAAACGCGCGTTGCAGGCGGATTTGGGACGGGTGGTGGATGATGCGCAAGGCGAAGGGCGTGGACGCTGATATTGGCCATGGCGGGAAGCGGATCGGGCGGCGAGGGATGGCTGAGCACGGGAGCAACAGTCAGAGTTGGAAAGACGTTGTACCACCATTTTCAGTGCAACCACCATCCGTAATCCGCAATCCGCAATCCGCAATCCGCAATATTTCTGTTGCTGGCCTGTGTTGCTTATGGCTGGCCTTATCTTTAAGCGCGGCCATAGCCGCACCACTTCCGGCATCCGATGCCGCCCTCAAGCCAGCCGACATTTCACTTTCTCCATGGGATTGGGACCTCAACCTTCACGGGGCGTTTGGCTACAAGGATAACGTGTTGCTGAACCGTCGTTTTGCGGATGGTAGCGGTTTTTTTCAGGGGGGATTGGATGCCTCACTATTGCGTCTGCCATTGGATGGCACGCAACTCAGCCTGCTGGTCAGTGCGGAGGATACTAGGTATTGGCAGTCACCCAAACTGGATGATGAGCAATTTATCCTGTCCATGCTTCAATGGAAGCAGTACGGCCCGGGCGAATGGGTCTGGAGTTGCAGCCTGGACCACCATTACCAAAACCAAGTCATGGATGTCTCCGCCACCGAGACCAACCTCAACACCGCGCGTTTTCAAGGAAACGGGCTGCGGCTGTATCCCGGCGTACGTCGGGATTTTGAACAGCGACGCTGGGCGGAACTCGAGTTGGGGGCCAGCCGCCAATGGCTGCACGCGCCACTGGATGGTTTCTGGCAATTTCGCCCCAAATTTACCGTGGGCCAAGGATACGGCAATCGTTCGGAACTCTCGCTGATTTATGAACCATTTTGGCGCTGGTACGACCATCGGGAACCGCTGACCCGCGAGGGATTCCGCATTCCCGGAGAAACGTTGGTGTTCACGGAACACGAGTTTCAAGTCCAATGGCAGCACTACTGGGACCCGCCACGCCATTGGCGGACCACCACCCGCCTGGGCTTTGCCCTCAACCTGGATAACGGCGGGGGCTATTTCGATTTCCGCCGCTACCAGTTCACCGAGGCGCTACGTTACAAATCCGCTGCCTGGGAGGTCCGCGCCCAAGTCCGCCTGGCCGCCTATGAATTCACGCACCAGACCTTCAGCCGCACGGATGAGCGATTGCGCGACAAGGCTACCTGGCAACTTCAACTGCGCATCGAGAAAACGTGGACCAAACATCTCAAAACCTTTGCTCAGTATGAACATGAGTCCTCGCTATCGAATCTGCTGCTGGATGAATACAACGTAAACACTCTGCTGGCGGGCATTGACTGGGGTTGGTGATTCGGCTATCCTACGCACTTTCGGGCATGACTGACACGGCCTCCAAAGTCTCGCTCTTCGAGCGTTTTCGCTGGCTTCCGCTGGCGATGGTAGCCATTACTCTGGTGGTTTTTGGCGCCGCCATCGTCTCCGTTACCCGCCAATTGCGCCACCAAATCCGCCAGCAAATGATTGCCCGGGACGGGGAAGTGTTTCAGGCGGTCTTGTGGCTGCAATACTCCAATCACCTGCAGTCAGCGCCAGAGTTGCAGCTGGATGAACCATCCGTGCAGTTCAACCTGCTGCTCGAAATCTCGCGGATGCGCGGCGTGCTGGCCGCCCGGCTGTTTGATGCGCGCGGCTCCTTCGTCGCCTCGGTGCCACCAACGGTGCAACCTGGTGCGCTCGGGCGTGAAACCATGAGCGTTTTAACCGATTTACGCTGTCATTCCCGCTTTTTTGAGGCAGCCAACCTCGCCAAGCTATTCCTGCCGGGAACCGCGCTGGCCGCGGCGGTTCCCTTGTTGGAGGTGAACGTGCCATTTTACGCGCCGGCCCAGTCGCAACTGCTGGGCAGCGCCCAGTTTTACCTGGATGGTCAGGCGCTCGCCACGGAATTTGCGACCTTGGATCAGCATTTGTGGCAACAAGGGTGGTTGGTGTTCCTGGTGGGGGGCGGTCTGATTGTCGTCGGATTAAGTTGGACGTTCCGGCGTCTGCAGCAGGCCAACATGGAACTCCGCTCTCGCTCGGAAAGCCTGGCCCGGGCCAACCAGGAATTGATCCTGGCGGCCAAAACCTCGGCCACCGGTGCCATGTCCGCGCATTTGATTCATGGTTTGAAGAGTCCGATCATCGGCTTGCGCAACCTGTTTGAGGGATTAGCCTCCCAACCACCAGGCGAAAACCAGGCCGGCTGGCAGATGGCGCAAAAAACTATTCGCGAAATGCAGCAGATGATCAACGATTTCGGCAAGATGCTGAACAACGAACCGTCCTTGTCCCAGCCGTTTAGTCCGTTGGCCGACGTACTTGCCCTGGCCATCCGCAAAAACCAGCCGCTCGCCCAACAAACCGGCGTGCGTCTGCTGCACTCCCCGCCCTTGGACCTCCTGCTGGAGAACCGGGCAGCCAATCTTTCCCTGCTCATCCTGGAAAATCTGTTGCGCAACGCCCTCCAAGCCACGGCGCACGGCGGCACGGTAACGCTCAGCACCCGCATGGAAGCGGGCCAAGTGGTCTGCCAGGTCCAGGATGAAGGCACCGGTTTTCCCGACGCCTTGCGCCCACACCTCTTCATGCCCTGCCAATCCACCAAACCCGGTGGGCTCGGCATCGGCCTAGCCATCAGTAAGCAGTTGGCCAATCATCTGGGGGCACGCTTGGAACTGGCCGCCAGTTCGCCACGCGGCTGCGTATTCGAGTTTCGCTTGCCCATGCCTCCCAATGACCCGGTAAGCTCCGAAAAAACTGTAACAAATCGGTTGGCGACTACCCTCATTTTGAATTAGAGTAATAGGGCTGTTTGGATTTTTCAATGAGTCCATTTAATATGCAGGCAAGCTGGGCTGCGTGGCATCGTTTTCCATGGATGCTAGGGGTCCTGCTTTGCTCATTGCTGGAAACCAATGCGGCGAATCTGGCACCGCGTTGGCGCTGGTCCAACCCGTTGCCGCACGGCGGCAATGTGTATGGCATGGCCTACGGTCTGGATTTGACAGTGCAAGTGGCGGAACGCGGCCAACTATACTCGAGCGAAAACCTGATAGATTGGATGCCGTATGATACCGGAACCACCAATACGCTGTTGGCGGCGGTCTTTTTTAATGACCGTTTGATTGCAGTGGGCGAGCGCGGCACGGTGGTCTGGACGGATTCCCTGGAAGATTTCTTCGTCATAGACCTGGGCACCCCGAATTGGCTGATGGGCGCCGCCGCTTCCTCCAGCCTGGTGATTTTGGTGGGCGACAACGGCGCGATTTATTCCAGCATCACCGGCACCAACTGGTCCCAGGAAAACTCTTCCGTCACCAACTGGCTCTGCGGCGCAGCCTATGGCAAAAACACGTTTGTGGCGGTGGGACAGAGCGGAGTCATCCTGACCAGCAATAATGGTAAAACATGGAAAAAAAGTACCTCCGGCACCACCCGCCGCCTGAATGGCGTGTTTGCCGTGAATGGCTCGTTGTATGCCGTGGGCGACCAAGGAGTGGTGCTGCGCAGCGATAACGATGGCAGTTCGTGGAGTACAATCTCTGGGATTGGCGCCACCAATTCCCTGTATGCCGCCGCCGGCATCACCAATTTCACGGTTCTGGCCGGTGAAAAGGAATTGCGGTTGCAGGAAACCAACGGGCCATGGACCGATGAACTGGCCACCAATAAAGTATATCACGCGCCGGCATGGACCTACTACAGCGCGCTGGGACAAGTCTCGGAACTGCTGACGGCGGGACGGTCCGGCATGATTCTGGAAGGGTTCAAAACCAACGCCACCGGCTCAGTCTGGGTAAACCGTTATAACTCGGTGCGCAACTGGATTTGGGAAATCACCCGTACTGCGGACCTTTACGTCGCAGTGGGGGATCAAGCGACCATTATGACCAGTGCTGACGGGGTCAATTGGGATTTGGAGTTGCCGCCGAATACGGCCACCAATGCGGTGTTGCTCGGAGTCGGGGGAAATTCAAACCTGCTGGTGGCGGTGGGCAATCGGGGGACGCTGCTTTACAGCCCGGCCTCGTGGACAAACGTGATTACGGCGAATTACCATGGCAGCACCACGGTCCTTTCAACCAACCTGGTAAACACCATGGGCATCCAATGGTCGCACCTGACCAATGCTCCCACCACCAACGATTTGCATGCGGTCGCCGCGTCCACCAGCGGTTACTTGGTGGCGGGCGGAAACGGGTGCATCTTTTTCAGTGCCACCGGCACGCAATGGACGCCCGCCACCAATGGTTCCAAGGCGTTCCTCTCCGGGGCGACGTGGTTTCCAGGCGGCTTTGTCGTGGTCGGGGATCGCGGCACGATTTCAACCAGTGTTACCGGCACCAATTGGAACAACGTGACCACCGGCACCACGAATTGGATTTACCGGGTGCGATACTTGAACGGGCAATTGGTGGCAGTGGGACAAAACGGCACCATCTTAACCAGCCCCAACGCGTCCACCTGGACGCTGCGCACCACCGGCATCACCAATTGGTTAAACGATGTTGCGTTTGCGGGTGATACCTATTATGCGGTGGGCAATCAGGGCACCGTATTGGCCAGCAGCAACGCCATTAACTGGGTCAGTATCGGCACCCTCACCTATAAATCGTTGTTTGGTGCGGCCACCTTTGGCCAGCAATTGGTAGTGGCCGGAATTGAGGGGGCGATCCTGCGCAGCCCCATCCTGCCGGATACCACCCCGGTATCGCTGCCACAATTTGCGTTCTCCAGTTCCACCAACGGATTGACCCAAAAATTATTCTTGATCACCGGGCATACCGACCAACAGTTTAACCTGGAAAGCTCGACCAACCTGATGCAATGGGTCCCCGGACCAACGCTGGAAATCTACGAAAGCGACGGCACGCTCCTCTACCTGGAAACCAGCACCAACCAAGCCAGCGAATTCTTCCGCGCTCGAGCCATTCCCTGATCCTGTTTTTTGAATTAAGACTTGGCTTGGCGGGATTTAAGCGCTCTCAGATGCAACAAATCCCATTGATCCTGTTCCCGATAGGTTTCTTTGCTGGAAATAAGACAATCCAAACTCAGAAAAGGAACGGGAATGCCCTCGATAACAACCGTCTGAGCCGAAATTATCGCCTCGGGATAATTCACCTTCCATGCTTTGGTACTGACGTCCACCTCGATTTCATCAGCAATTTTCACCACAACGTTGTCGAGAATATCAGCCGGCGTAAGTTCAGCGGCCGCATGGTCTTCCAGGTGAGACAATGCAGAGATGACGCGCAGCGCGTTTTCTTCGGAAGCTTCAATCAGCACATCAACATCCTCAGTGGTTCGAACCAAACCATGTAGAATGCAGGCCTGGCCGCCGATGATCAAATAACGAGCTTGCGCCTGATTCAGCAAGGCA harbors:
- a CDS encoding prepilin-type N-terminal cleavage/methylation domain-containing protein, which produces MHTVLTYCPRRTRGFTLTELMISMAIMMIVIAGTLTAHIMGLKMYGLTRAKLGANTQARDAINSLMQEVRAAKLVRLGNGSLTDFVEAQPGQIQAGNAIQLYTNALVTNFYSRYYLDTNNTRFVRSDQTGAVRDIVAEFITNKVVFTAEDFQGNILTNNQNNRVIGLTIQFYQIQYPITSVGTPGAYFDFYQIRTKITRRMLQ
- a CDS encoding HAMP domain-containing sensor histidine kinase — translated: MTDTASKVSLFERFRWLPLAMVAITLVVFGAAIVSVTRQLRHQIRQQMIARDGEVFQAVLWLQYSNHLQSAPELQLDEPSVQFNLLLEISRMRGVLAARLFDARGSFVASVPPTVQPGALGRETMSVLTDLRCHSRFFEAANLAKLFLPGTALAAAVPLLEVNVPFYAPAQSQLLGSAQFYLDGQALATEFATLDQHLWQQGWLVFLVGGGLIVVGLSWTFRRLQQANMELRSRSESLARANQELILAAKTSATGAMSAHLIHGLKSPIIGLRNLFEGLASQPPGENQAGWQMAQKTIREMQQMINDFGKMLNNEPSLSQPFSPLADVLALAIRKNQPLAQQTGVRLLHSPPLDLLLENRAANLSLLILENLLRNALQATAHGGTVTLSTRMEAGQVVCQVQDEGTGFPDALRPHLFMPCQSTKPGGLGIGLAISKQLANHLGARLELAASSPRGCVFEFRLPMPPNDPVSSEKTVTNRLATTLILN